In a genomic window of Pseudodesulfovibrio sp. S3:
- a CDS encoding DUF2590 family protein, with product MPDEKYFDILITDDDITLDVGGIPERCCDRDSIAQDLVHMIRETGLLVELVGNRDEGKKAENIVKLTLEVDNDERIVPGTCQITETSLGVFYLQAETVEFGPIYSTVEIS from the coding sequence ATGCCCGACGAGAAATATTTCGACATCCTCATCACCGACGACGACATCACCCTGGACGTCGGGGGTATCCCGGAGCGTTGTTGTGACCGGGACTCCATCGCCCAGGATCTGGTCCACATGATCCGGGAAACAGGGTTGCTTGTCGAACTGGTAGGCAACCGCGACGAGGGGAAGAAAGCCGAGAACATCGTCAAGCTGACCCTCGAAGTGGACAACGACGAACGCATTGTCCCCGGAACGTGCCAGATCACCGAGACATCCCTGGGCGTCTTCTACTTGCAGGCCGAAACCGTTGAATTCGGCCCCATCTACTCAACCGTGGAGATTTCATGA
- a CDS encoding phage tail tape measure protein: protein MSAKLEKLTFTIDLLERVSGPIRKVQRVMGSMADASEKAFKKVGMGAAGVAGAGYSMMKFINPAEEMRQALGEVGSLDVDQDTLKGLSTKALQYSIKYGRAADGFVRSAYDIQSSINGLKGTDLAEFTNVANVLAVGGKSDSNTMTDYMGTMYGIFKAQAEKIGKVNWVKQLAGQTATAIQLFKTTGSEMSSAFTAVGANATSAGIDVVEQMAVMGKLQATMSGSEAGTKYKAFLAGAGKAQKKLGLSFVDSDGKMLGMLDILGKLKGKFGDTLSVAESDALKDAFGSDEAVSMLKLLMADTTGLAGAMDKLGQVKGMEKAEQMAAHMVTPMQRLGQGVTALTIGIGNGLAPALDPLINGIADATATMTAWMGKYPNLTRWIGYGVLAVITLTGVMGALTLVTGLMKLGFIGLSGPLAAAKWGLALFTKQGIIGKGVLLAFQGVMWLVNAAMAANPAVLIVLAIVALIAAVAAAIYWWDDLKAAFLDTSWGQAIMKVIDVVLGGLKALVNPIGFVMDHIGAIGEFFGFGSETAAPTTSPSLEASKRTNLPPGGVTNHIAKTVANNSSNSRSIGQVTINSEQPMTRQALDEMLYTGT from the coding sequence TCAACCCCGCCGAAGAAATGCGCCAGGCCTTGGGTGAGGTCGGCAGCCTGGACGTGGACCAGGACACGCTAAAAGGCCTGTCTACAAAAGCACTTCAATACTCCATCAAGTACGGGCGAGCTGCGGACGGATTCGTCCGCTCTGCCTACGACATCCAATCCTCCATCAATGGACTTAAGGGAACCGACCTGGCGGAGTTTACCAATGTCGCCAACGTCCTTGCCGTGGGTGGCAAGTCCGACTCCAACACCATGACCGACTACATGGGGACCATGTACGGCATCTTCAAGGCCCAGGCCGAAAAAATCGGCAAGGTCAATTGGGTCAAGCAACTGGCCGGTCAGACGGCTACGGCCATCCAACTGTTCAAGACAACCGGATCCGAGATGTCCTCTGCCTTTACTGCCGTCGGAGCCAACGCCACATCTGCCGGAATTGATGTCGTCGAACAGATGGCCGTCATGGGCAAGCTCCAGGCGACCATGTCCGGCTCCGAGGCCGGGACCAAGTACAAGGCGTTTCTGGCTGGGGCAGGCAAGGCCCAGAAGAAACTCGGCCTTTCCTTTGTTGACTCAGACGGCAAGATGCTCGGCATGTTGGACATCCTGGGCAAGCTCAAGGGCAAATTCGGCGACACCTTGAGCGTGGCCGAATCGGATGCCCTGAAGGATGCCTTCGGCTCCGACGAGGCAGTGTCCATGCTTAAACTGCTCATGGCTGACACCACCGGCCTGGCCGGGGCCATGGATAAATTAGGCCAGGTGAAGGGCATGGAAAAGGCCGAGCAGATGGCCGCACATATGGTCACGCCGATGCAACGCCTGGGACAGGGCGTCACGGCCCTGACCATCGGCATCGGCAACGGGCTTGCCCCGGCCCTGGATCCGCTTATCAACGGCATAGCCGACGCCACTGCGACCATGACAGCTTGGATGGGCAAATATCCAAACCTGACCCGGTGGATAGGATACGGGGTCCTGGCCGTCATTACCCTGACCGGAGTAATGGGCGCGCTCACCCTAGTGACCGGCCTCATGAAGCTGGGCTTCATCGGCTTGAGTGGTCCCCTCGCCGCTGCCAAGTGGGGGCTGGCCCTGTTCACCAAGCAAGGCATCATCGGCAAAGGAGTCCTGCTCGCCTTCCAGGGCGTCATGTGGCTGGTCAACGCAGCCATGGCCGCGAACCCTGCCGTGCTGATCGTCCTGGCAATCGTTGCCCTCATCGCTGCCGTTGCCGCCGCCATCTACTGGTGGGACGACCTGAAGGCCGCGTTCCTGGACACATCCTGGGGGCAAGCCATCATGAAGGTTATCGACGTGGTGCTTGGCGGACTGAAGGCCCTGGTCAATCCCATCGGATTCGTCATGGACCATATCGGGGCCATAGGCGAGTTCTTCGGATTCGGCAGCGAAACAGCAGCCCCGACGACCTCCCCGTCCCTGGAGGCCTCCAAGCGCACGAACTTGCCCCCTGGCGGCGTGACCAACCACATCGCCAAGACCGTGGCGAACAACAGCAGCAACTCCCGGTCCATCGGCCAGGTCACCATCAACTCCGAGCAGCCCATGACCCGACAGGCCCTGGATGAAATGCTCTACACGGGGACATAG